In Vibrio sp. STUT-A11, a genomic segment contains:
- the ppc gene encoding phosphoenolpyruvate carboxylase has protein sequence MNEKYAALKSNVRMLGHLLGNTIHDAHGEEIFEKVETIRKLSKSAQAGNQADKESLIEEIKHLPDEQLTPVTRAFNQFLNLTNIAEQYHTISRHCDEHICEPDAINSLFSKLVQNDVSKLDTAQAVRDLNIELVLTAHPTEITRRTMINKLVKINECLSKLELSDLSSKERKKTERRLEQLIAQSWHSDVIRQQRPTPLDEAKWGFAVVENSLWEAVPEFLREMNDRLESYLGEGLPIDARPVHFSSWMGGDRDGNPFVTHSITREVLLLSRWKAADLYLNDINELISELSMTVSNDQVREMAGDDQHEPYRALLKQLRSLLSETKDILDAKINGQKLAIKAPLQKVEQLWDPLYACYQSLHECGMGVIADGSLLDTLRRVKAFGVHLVRLDIRQESTRHADALSELTRHLGIGDYQQWSEQDKIAFLTNELASKRPLLPRDWEPSEPVQEVLDTCKIIAAQSREAFGAYVISMARTASDVLAVHLLLQESGCPYRMDVCPLFETLEDLNNAESVIKQLMDIDLYRGFIQNHQMVMIGYSDSAKDAGVMSAGWAQYHAMESLVKVTEEEGVELTLFHGRGGTVGRGGAPAHAALLSQPPKSLKGGLRVTEQGEMIRFKLGLPDVAVNSFNLYASAILEANLLPPPEPKQEWRDLMEVLSQVSCEAYRSVVRGEPDFVPYFRQATPELELGKLPLGSRPAKRNPKGGVESLRAIPWIFSWSQNRLVLPAWLGAGEAIQYSVDKGHQALLEEMCREWPFFSTRLGMLEMVYSKCNIDISRYYDLRLVDESLRPLGERLREQLQKDIKAVLNVENNENLMQHDPWGLESIRLRNIYVEPLNMLQAELLYRTRQNEEASAELEEALMVTIAGIAAGMRNTG, from the coding sequence ATGAACGAGAAATACGCCGCACTCAAAAGCAATGTGCGCATGTTAGGCCACTTACTGGGTAATACCATTCACGATGCCCATGGCGAAGAGATCTTCGAGAAAGTGGAAACCATTCGTAAATTATCCAAATCAGCCCAAGCAGGAAATCAAGCAGACAAAGAAAGCTTGATCGAAGAAATTAAACACCTTCCTGATGAGCAACTGACCCCAGTAACCCGTGCGTTTAACCAATTTCTAAACCTCACGAATATTGCTGAGCAATACCATACGATTTCACGTCACTGTGACGAGCATATCTGTGAACCAGACGCGATCAATTCGCTATTTTCTAAGCTGGTACAAAACGATGTTAGCAAGCTTGATACCGCTCAGGCTGTACGTGATCTGAATATTGAACTGGTACTGACAGCTCACCCAACTGAAATCACTCGCCGCACCATGATTAATAAGCTGGTGAAAATCAACGAGTGTTTATCAAAGCTAGAGTTAAGCGACCTTTCATCGAAAGAGCGCAAGAAAACTGAACGTCGCCTGGAGCAGCTGATTGCACAAAGCTGGCACTCAGACGTAATCCGCCAACAACGCCCAACGCCGCTTGATGAAGCGAAATGGGGCTTTGCGGTAGTAGAAAACTCACTGTGGGAAGCGGTCCCTGAGTTTTTACGCGAGATGAACGATCGTCTGGAATCTTATCTTGGCGAAGGTTTACCAATCGACGCACGTCCGGTGCATTTCTCCTCTTGGATGGGCGGTGACCGTGACGGTAACCCATTTGTTACTCATAGCATCACGCGTGAGGTTCTGCTTCTGTCTCGCTGGAAAGCGGCGGATCTTTACCTGAATGACATCAATGAATTGATCAGCGAACTGTCGATGACAGTAAGTAATGATCAAGTTCGTGAAATGGCTGGAGATGATCAACACGAACCATACCGTGCTCTCCTCAAACAGCTTCGCTCTCTGCTTAGTGAAACCAAAGATATTCTTGATGCGAAGATCAATGGTCAGAAGCTGGCCATCAAAGCACCACTACAAAAAGTAGAACAGCTTTGGGATCCACTGTACGCGTGTTACCAGTCGCTACACGAGTGTGGCATGGGCGTTATCGCAGATGGTTCTTTGCTGGATACCCTACGTCGAGTAAAAGCGTTTGGTGTTCACCTAGTTCGTCTGGATATCCGTCAGGAAAGTACTCGTCACGCCGATGCACTTTCTGAGTTGACCCGCCACCTTGGCATTGGCGACTACCAGCAATGGAGCGAGCAAGACAAAATTGCTTTCCTGACCAATGAACTGGCTTCTAAACGTCCGCTTCTACCTCGTGACTGGGAACCATCTGAACCGGTTCAAGAGGTTTTGGACACCTGTAAAATCATTGCTGCACAATCTCGTGAAGCGTTCGGTGCTTACGTGATCTCTATGGCACGTACCGCATCAGACGTTCTTGCTGTTCACTTACTGCTGCAAGAATCTGGCTGCCCATACCGCATGGATGTTTGTCCTCTGTTCGAAACTCTGGAAGACTTGAACAACGCAGAATCGGTCATCAAACAGTTGATGGACATCGATCTGTACCGTGGCTTTATCCAAAACCACCAAATGGTCATGATCGGCTACTCTGACTCAGCAAAAGATGCCGGTGTTATGTCTGCAGGCTGGGCTCAATACCATGCGATGGAATCTTTAGTTAAAGTAACTGAAGAGGAAGGCGTTGAACTGACATTGTTCCACGGTCGCGGTGGTACCGTTGGTCGTGGTGGTGCACCTGCACATGCAGCTCTATTGTCTCAGCCACCAAAGAGCCTTAAAGGTGGTCTACGTGTGACCGAGCAGGGTGAGATGATTCGCTTTAAGCTAGGTCTTCCTGACGTTGCTGTAAACAGCTTCAACCTATACGCCAGTGCCATTCTGGAAGCGAACCTGCTACCGCCACCAGAGCCAAAACAAGAGTGGCGCGATCTCATGGAAGTACTGTCTCAGGTAAGCTGTGAGGCGTACCGTAGCGTTGTTCGCGGCGAACCAGATTTTGTACCTTACTTCCGCCAGGCAACACCTGAACTCGAGCTAGGCAAACTACCTCTGGGCTCGCGCCCTGCTAAGCGTAACCCGAAAGGTGGCGTTGAGAGTCTACGTGCCATTCCATGGATCTTCTCATGGAGCCAAAACCGCTTGGTACTACCAGCATGGTTGGGGGCAGGTGAAGCGATTCAGTACTCGGTAGACAAAGGTCACCAAGCGCTACTGGAAGAAATGTGTCGTGAGTGGCCATTCTTCTCAACACGCCTTGGCATGTTAGAAATGGTCTACTCAAAATGTAACATCGATATCTCTCGCTACTACGACCTGCGCTTGGTTGATGAATCACTTCGTCCATTAGGCGAAAGATTACGTGAGCAACTGCAGAAAGACATCAAAGCGGTGCTGAATGTAGAAAACAACGAAAACTTGATGCAACATGACCCATGGGGTCTAGAGTCCATCCGCCTACGTAACATCTACGTCGAGCCATTGAACATGCTTCAAGCAGAGTTACTGTATCGTACGCGTCAAAATGAGGAAGCTTCAGCAGAACTTGAAGAAGCACTGATGGTGACTATTGCGGGTATCGCGGCAGGCATGCGTAACACAGGCTAA
- the argE gene encoding acetylornithine deacetylase — protein MQLPTFLEVYEGLISTSSISSTDPKWDQGNAKVIEKLASWFKDLGFSVEVVEVEPGKHNMIARMGEGEGGLLLAGHSDTVPFDEGRWNFDPHKLTEKDNRFYGLGTADMKGFFAFIYEAVKKVDWSKQKKPLYVLATCDEETTMLGARHFTANAPFKPDYCIIGEPTSLVPIRGHKGHVANAIRVTGKSGHSSDPALGVNAIEIMHEVMFAMMQLRDKLIKEYHHPGFAIPSPTLNLGHIHGGDSANRICGCCELHYDVRPLPGISLDGLENMLRGALKEVEAKWPGRIEIIPLHESIPGYECPHDHPFIGGVEELCETSAQTVNYCTEAPFLQELCPTLVLGPGSIDQAHQPDEFLAFDFIDPTIDVLSKAMVRYCC, from the coding sequence ATGCAATTACCAACGTTTCTAGAGGTCTATGAAGGACTCATCAGTACCTCTTCAATCAGCTCCACCGACCCAAAATGGGACCAAGGCAATGCGAAAGTTATTGAGAAACTCGCATCCTGGTTCAAAGATCTTGGGTTCAGTGTTGAGGTGGTCGAAGTCGAACCAGGCAAACACAATATGATCGCACGTATGGGCGAAGGCGAAGGTGGTCTTCTCTTAGCCGGTCACAGCGACACAGTGCCATTTGATGAAGGGCGCTGGAACTTTGACCCACATAAACTGACTGAAAAAGACAATCGCTTTTACGGTCTCGGTACAGCAGATATGAAGGGCTTCTTTGCTTTCATTTATGAGGCCGTTAAGAAAGTCGACTGGAGTAAACAGAAGAAGCCGCTTTATGTACTCGCGACCTGTGATGAAGAAACCACAATGTTGGGCGCCAGACACTTTACCGCTAATGCGCCTTTCAAACCGGACTACTGCATTATTGGCGAACCAACCAGCCTGGTTCCAATTCGCGGCCACAAAGGCCACGTTGCTAACGCCATTCGAGTCACGGGTAAATCTGGTCACTCATCAGATCCGGCACTTGGTGTCAACGCGATTGAGATCATGCATGAAGTGATGTTTGCCATGATGCAGTTGCGTGATAAGTTAATTAAAGAGTACCACCATCCTGGATTTGCCATCCCTAGCCCAACATTGAACCTCGGCCATATTCACGGTGGAGACAGCGCAAACCGCATTTGTGGCTGCTGTGAATTGCATTACGACGTTCGCCCATTACCTGGCATTAGCTTAGATGGGCTAGAGAACATGTTGCGTGGTGCATTAAAAGAAGTGGAAGCCAAATGGCCAGGACGTATTGAGATAATCCCTCTGCACGAATCCATTCCAGGTTACGAATGCCCGCATGATCACCCATTCATTGGTGGTGTAGAAGAGTTGTGTGAAACCAGTGCTCAAACGGTAAACTACTGTACAGAAGCGCCATTTCTACAAGAGTTGTGTCCAACCTTGGTGCTTGGTCCAGGGTCTATCGATCAAGCCCATCAACCGGACGAGTTTCTGGCTTTTGATTTTATTGACCCGACCATTGATGTACTGTCTAAAGCCATGGTCAGATACTGTTGTTAG
- the argC gene encoding N-acetyl-gamma-glutamyl-phosphate reductase, which produces MLKTTIIGASGYTGAELALMVNKHPELTLSGLYVSANSVDAGKSIAQLHGKLAGVIDMPVNPLTDPKQVAEESDVVFLATAHEVSHDLAPIFLEAGCQVFDLSGAFRVQSEGFYDTFYGFKHQFNNWLEQAVYGLAEWNFEAIKNTPLVAVAGCYPTASQLAIKPLLEGGLVDTQQWPVINATSGVSGAGRKASMTNSFCEVSLQPYGVFSHRHQPEIAQHLGCDVIFTPHLGNFKRGILATITMKLSAGVTAEQVTQAFEQAYQGKPAVRLKGDGIPRIQDVENTPFCDIGWKVQGEHVIVMSAIDNLLKGASSQAMQCLNIHYGYPELTALL; this is translated from the coding sequence ATGCTAAAAACGACGATTATCGGAGCCAGCGGTTACACCGGCGCAGAGTTAGCTTTAATGGTTAACAAACACCCAGAACTCACGCTATCAGGTTTATACGTTTCCGCCAACAGTGTAGACGCAGGAAAAAGTATTGCCCAGCTTCACGGCAAGTTAGCTGGCGTTATCGATATGCCAGTGAATCCGTTAACCGATCCAAAACAAGTGGCTGAAGAATCTGATGTGGTGTTTTTAGCAACAGCACATGAAGTCAGCCATGATCTCGCCCCAATTTTCCTTGAAGCCGGATGTCAGGTATTCGATTTATCGGGTGCCTTCCGTGTTCAGAGTGAAGGCTTTTACGACACTTTCTATGGTTTCAAGCATCAATTTAACAACTGGCTAGAACAAGCGGTGTACGGCTTAGCGGAGTGGAACTTCGAAGCAATTAAAAACACTCCTTTGGTTGCGGTAGCTGGCTGCTACCCAACAGCATCGCAATTGGCAATTAAGCCCCTTCTTGAAGGCGGTTTAGTAGATACTCAACAGTGGCCAGTGATTAACGCGACGAGCGGTGTATCTGGTGCGGGCAGAAAAGCCTCAATGACCAACAGCTTCTGCGAAGTGAGCTTGCAACCCTATGGAGTATTTAGCCATCGTCACCAACCAGAAATCGCGCAACACTTGGGCTGCGATGTGATTTTCACTCCTCACCTTGGCAACTTTAAGCGCGGTATTCTTGCCACGATCACAATGAAGTTGTCTGCAGGTGTGACTGCCGAACAAGTGACCCAGGCGTTCGAACAAGCTTATCAAGGCAAGCCTGCTGTTCGTCTTAAAGGCGATGGTATTCCACGTATTCAGGATGTTGAAAATACGCCTTTCTGCGATATCGGCTGGAAGGTGCAGGGCGAACACGTCATCGTGATGTCTGCCATCGACAACCTACTCAAAGGTGCATCAAGTCAAGCGATGCAATGTTTAAATATTCATTACGGTTACCCAGAACTGACAGCGTTGCTGTAG
- the argB gene encoding acetylglutamate kinase, protein MTQTNQAPLVIKLGGAALSCKKTLSQLFGAIAAYQSSAQRQIAIVHGGGYLVDELMSKLQLETVKKHGLRVTPYDQIPVIAGALAGTANKLLQGQAIADGLNAVGLSLADGGLCQVEELDPELGAVGKASPGDSTLVQAILNTGALPIISSIGLTKEGQLMNVNADQAAVAVAGALDAELVLLSDVSGVLDGKGHLIKSLSEKEADALIDGHVITDGMIVKVKAALEAANDLGRPIEVATWRYPEKLEQLFAGQSIGTQFLPQ, encoded by the coding sequence ATGACGCAAACCAATCAAGCGCCATTAGTCATTAAGCTAGGCGGTGCAGCTTTATCTTGCAAGAAGACCTTGAGCCAACTTTTTGGTGCCATCGCGGCCTACCAGAGTTCGGCACAACGACAAATCGCCATCGTTCATGGCGGTGGCTACTTGGTCGATGAGTTAATGAGCAAGTTGCAGCTCGAAACCGTAAAGAAGCACGGATTACGCGTGACGCCATACGATCAAATTCCAGTTATTGCCGGAGCACTAGCGGGTACAGCAAACAAGCTGCTACAAGGGCAGGCTATTGCCGATGGTCTGAATGCTGTGGGTCTGAGCTTAGCGGATGGCGGTTTATGTCAGGTTGAAGAACTCGATCCAGAATTGGGCGCGGTAGGTAAAGCCTCTCCGGGTGATTCAACACTTGTCCAAGCGATCTTAAACACCGGCGCACTGCCAATCATCAGTTCAATTGGCCTGACAAAAGAAGGTCAACTGATGAACGTCAATGCAGATCAAGCGGCAGTCGCGGTTGCTGGTGCACTGGATGCGGAGTTGGTTCTTCTTTCTGATGTAAGTGGTGTTTTGGATGGCAAAGGTCACTTGATCAAAAGCTTGTCTGAAAAAGAAGCCGATGCATTGATCGATGGTCATGTGATCACTGACGGCATGATCGTTAAAGTTAAAGCCGCTTTGGAGGCTGCCAATGATCTTGGTCGTCCTATCGAAGTCGCAACCTGGCGCTACCCAGAGAAGCTGGAGCAGCTATTTGCTGGTCAGAGCATTGGTACGCAATTTCTGCCTCAATAA
- a CDS encoding argininosuccinate synthase, with translation MSKVNVNKVVVAYSGGLDTSVIIPWLKENYNCEVVAFVADVGQGAEELEGIEEKAKASGASECYIADLKEEMVAEYVYPTLKTGAYYEGKYLLGTSMARPIIAKAQVEVARKVGADALCHGCTGKGNDQVRFEGAFAALAPDLHVIAPWREWDLVSREQCLDYLAERNIPCSASLTKIYSRDANAWHISTEGGVLEDTWNAPNEDCWVWTVDPEQAPNEAEYVTLKVEKGAVVAVDGEAMTPYNALVYLNEKGAKHGVGRIDIVENRLVGMKSRGCYETPGGTIMMEALRAVEQLVLDKSSFEFREELGLKASHLVYDGRWFTPLCKSILAASEELAQDVNGEVVVKLYKGQATVTQKRSDNSLYSEEFATFGEDEVYDQSHAGGFIRLYSLSSRIRALNSQKK, from the coding sequence ATGAGCAAAGTGAACGTAAATAAAGTAGTAGTCGCATACTCAGGCGGTCTAGATACTTCAGTAATCATCCCGTGGCTAAAAGAGAACTACAACTGTGAAGTTGTGGCGTTTGTCGCTGATGTTGGCCAAGGCGCAGAAGAACTAGAAGGCATTGAAGAGAAAGCGAAAGCATCAGGTGCATCTGAGTGTTACATCGCTGACCTGAAAGAAGAAATGGTAGCAGAGTATGTCTACCCAACGCTAAAAACAGGCGCTTACTACGAAGGTAAATACCTGCTAGGTACTTCAATGGCGCGTCCAATCATCGCGAAAGCGCAGGTTGAAGTCGCGCGTAAAGTTGGCGCTGACGCACTGTGTCACGGTTGTACTGGTAAAGGTAACGACCAGGTTCGTTTTGAAGGTGCGTTTGCAGCGCTAGCACCGGATCTGCATGTTATCGCGCCTTGGCGTGAATGGGATCTAGTAAGCCGTGAGCAATGTCTGGATTACCTGGCTGAGCGTAACATTCCTTGTTCAGCATCTCTGACTAAGATTTACTCTCGTGACGCAAACGCATGGCACATCTCAACCGAAGGTGGCGTACTGGAAGACACTTGGAATGCGCCAAACGAAGATTGCTGGGTATGGACCGTTGATCCAGAGCAAGCGCCAAACGAAGCTGAATACGTGACGCTAAAAGTTGAGAAAGGTGCAGTCGTAGCGGTAGATGGCGAAGCAATGACGCCATACAATGCGCTAGTTTACCTAAACGAGAAAGGTGCGAAGCACGGTGTTGGTCGTATCGATATCGTAGAGAACCGTTTGGTGGGTATGAAGTCTCGTGGTTGTTACGAAACTCCGGGAGGCACCATCATGATGGAAGCACTGCGTGCCGTTGAGCAACTAGTGCTAGACAAATCATCATTCGAATTCCGTGAAGAGCTAGGTCTTAAAGCTTCTCACCTTGTGTACGATGGTCGTTGGTTCACGCCGCTATGTAAATCAATCCTAGCGGCTTCAGAAGAGCTTGCTCAAGATGTGAATGGCGAAGTAGTTGTTAAGCTATACAAAGGTCAGGCAACGGTGACTCAAAAACGTTCTGACAACAGCCTGTACTCAGAAGAGTTCGCAACCTTCGGCGAAGACGAGGTTTACGACCAAAGCCATGCTGGTGGTTTCATCCGTCTTTACTCACTATCAAGCCGTATCCGCGCTCTGAACAGCCAGAAGAAATAA
- the argH gene encoding argininosuccinate lyase: MALWGGRFTQAADTRFKDFNDSLRFDYRLAEQDIVGSIAWSKALLSVDVLSAEEQQKLELALNELKLEVMEDPHQILGSDAEDIHSWVEQQLIGKVGDLGKKLHTGRSRNDQVATDLKLWCRQQGQQLLIALDRLQSQMVHVAKQHQGTVLPGYTHLQRAQPVTFAHWCLAYVEMFERDHSRLSDALQRLDTCPLGSGALAGTAYPINREQLAHNLGFHRATRNSLDSVSDRDHVMELMSVASISMLHLSRLAEDMIFYNSGESNFIELADTVTSGSSLMPQKKNPDALELIRGKTGRVYGALSAMMMTVKALPLAYNKDMQEDKEGLFDALDTWNDCMEMAALCFDGIKVNGERTLEAAKQGYANATELADYLVAKGIPFREAHHIVGVAVVGAIEKGCALEELSLEELKVFSDVIEDDVYEILTIESCLEKRCALGGVSPQQVAYAVDQADKRLIQRDNAAVKVRPARLTDIETLEGMVAYWANLGENLPRSRNELVRDIGSFAVAEHHGEVTGCASLYVYDSGLAEVRSLGIEAGWQGQGQGSAIVNYLVEKARQMAIKKVFVLTRTPEFFMKQNFVPTSKSLLPEKVLKDCDQCPRQHACDEVALEINLVEQLIQKSYVA, encoded by the coding sequence ATGGCATTATGGGGCGGAAGATTTACCCAAGCAGCAGATACCAGATTCAAAGATTTCAACGATTCGTTGCGTTTCGACTACCGATTGGCTGAGCAAGATATCGTAGGCTCAATTGCATGGTCTAAGGCACTGCTGTCTGTCGATGTGCTATCGGCAGAAGAACAGCAGAAGCTTGAACTCGCTTTAAACGAACTGAAGCTTGAAGTCATGGAAGACCCGCATCAGATCCTCGGCTCTGATGCAGAAGACATCCACTCTTGGGTTGAGCAGCAACTTATCGGTAAAGTGGGTGACTTAGGTAAAAAACTTCATACTGGCCGTTCACGTAACGATCAGGTCGCTACCGACCTTAAGCTGTGGTGTCGTCAGCAAGGTCAGCAATTATTGATTGCTTTAGATCGTCTGCAGTCGCAAATGGTTCACGTGGCTAAGCAACACCAAGGCACGGTACTGCCAGGTTATACTCACCTTCAGCGTGCACAGCCTGTGACCTTCGCGCACTGGTGCCTGGCTTACGTTGAAATGTTCGAACGTGACCACTCTCGTTTGAGTGACGCCCTGCAGCGTTTAGACACCTGTCCACTGGGTTCTGGTGCACTAGCGGGTACAGCTTACCCAATTAATCGTGAGCAGCTGGCGCACAATCTTGGTTTCCACCGTGCGACGCGTAACTCGCTGGATTCGGTATCGGACCGCGACCATGTGATGGAACTGATGTCAGTAGCTTCTATCTCGATGCTGCACCTTTCTCGTCTGGCTGAAGATATGATTTTCTACAACTCAGGTGAGTCTAACTTCATCGAGTTGGCTGATACGGTGACTTCTGGCTCATCATTGATGCCACAGAAGAAAAACCCAGATGCACTTGAGTTAATCCGTGGCAAAACTGGCCGTGTTTACGGCGCACTTTCTGCGATGATGATGACCGTTAAAGCGCTGCCTCTGGCTTACAACAAAGACATGCAGGAAGACAAAGAAGGTTTGTTCGACGCATTAGATACCTGGAACGATTGCATGGAAATGGCAGCGTTGTGTTTCGATGGTATCAAAGTCAATGGTGAAAGAACGCTGGAAGCGGCAAAGCAGGGTTATGCGAATGCGACTGAGCTGGCTGATTACCTTGTTGCGAAAGGCATTCCATTCCGTGAAGCTCACCATATTGTTGGTGTAGCCGTAGTCGGCGCGATTGAGAAAGGCTGCGCGCTTGAAGAGCTGTCTTTAGAAGAGCTGAAAGTATTCTCTGACGTTATTGAAGACGATGTGTATGAGATTCTTACTATCGAGTCTTGTCTTGAAAAACGTTGTGCGCTTGGCGGTGTGTCACCACAGCAAGTGGCTTATGCGGTTGATCAGGCAGACAAACGTTTAATTCAGCGTGATAATGCGGCAGTTAAAGTACGTCCTGCGCGTCTGACTGACATCGAGACGCTAGAAGGTATGGTCGCTTACTGGGCTAACCTGGGTGAAAACCTGCCACGCTCTCGTAATGAATTGGTGCGCGATATTGGCTCATTTGCGGTCGCAGAGCATCATGGTGAAGTCACTGGTTGCGCTTCATTGTACGTCTATGACTCTGGGTTAGCCGAGGTTCGCTCGCTAGGAATTGAAGCAGGTTGGCAGGGCCAAGGGCAGGGCAGTGCGATTGTGAACTACCTGGTGGAAAAAGCCCGTCAAATGGCGATCAAAAAAGTCTTTGTGTTAACCAGAACACCTGAGTTCTTTATGAAACAGAACTTTGTACCGACTTCGAAATCTCTATTACCGGAGAAAGTACTGAAAGACTGTGACCAGTGCCCTCGTCAACATGCGTGTGATGAAGTCGCGCTGGAGATCAATTTGGTCGAGCAGTTGATCCAGAAAAGTTATGTAGCATAA
- a CDS encoding glutathione peroxidase, which yields MFISKEGQNIPQVTFPTRQNGNWVNLTTDELFKNKTVIVFSLPGAFTPTCSSSHLPRYNELLPVFKEHGVDEILCVSVNDTFVMNAWKQEQEAENITFIPDGNGEFTEGMGMLVDKSELGFGQRSWRYSMLVKNGVIEKMFIEPNEPGDPFKVSDADTMLNYIAPDYKTQESITVFTKPGCPFCVKAKQNLIDKGLNYEEVILGKDATTVSLRAISGRTTVPQVFIGGRLIGGSEELETYLG from the coding sequence ATGTTTATCTCTAAAGAAGGTCAAAACATCCCACAAGTTACTTTCCCAACTCGTCAAAACGGCAATTGGGTGAATCTCACCACGGATGAGCTTTTCAAAAATAAAACCGTCATCGTCTTCAGTTTACCAGGCGCATTTACTCCGACTTGTTCTTCAAGCCATTTGCCTCGCTACAACGAACTGCTTCCAGTATTTAAAGAGCACGGCGTGGATGAAATTTTATGTGTATCGGTCAATGACACGTTTGTGATGAACGCCTGGAAGCAAGAACAAGAAGCGGAAAACATTACCTTCATTCCAGACGGCAATGGTGAGTTTACCGAGGGTATGGGAATGCTGGTTGATAAAAGTGAACTTGGCTTTGGTCAGCGATCTTGGCGTTACAGCATGTTAGTGAAAAATGGTGTGATTGAAAAAATGTTTATTGAACCTAATGAGCCTGGCGACCCGTTTAAAGTGTCAGATGCAGATACGATGCTCAACTACATTGCTCCTGACTACAAGACGCAGGAATCCATCACAGTATTCACCAAGCCAGGTTGCCCATTCTGCGTGAAAGCGAAGCAGAACCTGATTGATAAAGGGCTTAACTATGAAGAAGTGATCCTGGGTAAAGATGCAACGACAGTAAGCCTACGCGCGATTTCTGGCCGTACTACTGTACCTCAGGTATTCATTGGTGGCCGACTCATAGGCGGCAGCGAAGAGCTAGAAACCTACTTGGGCTAA
- the oxyR gene encoding DNA-binding transcriptional regulator OxyR: MNIRDFEYLVALAEHKHFRKAAEACFVSQPTLSGQIRKLEDELGTTLLERSSRRVLFTDSGLQLVDQAKRILSEVKTFKDMASGQNGAMTGPLHIGFIPTVGPYLLPKILPELKVEFPELELFLHEAQTQQLVHQLEEGKLDCLVLASVAETEPFKEIEVYNEPLSVAVPCDHEWASLDQIDMMSLKGKTVLSLGDGHCLRDQALGFCFAAGAKDDERFKATSLETLRNMVAAGGGITLLPQLSLPHEKQKDGVSYIPAINPTPTRKIVLVYRPGSPLRARFEALAAKIKDILASYPSSIAA; this comes from the coding sequence ATGAATATTAGGGACTTTGAGTACCTCGTCGCGCTTGCAGAACATAAGCACTTCCGTAAAGCGGCAGAAGCATGTTTTGTCAGCCAGCCGACCCTTAGTGGACAAATTCGTAAGTTAGAAGACGAACTCGGAACAACGCTTTTGGAGCGCAGTAGCCGCCGTGTGCTGTTTACCGACTCTGGCTTGCAACTGGTGGATCAAGCTAAACGGATTTTAAGTGAAGTGAAAACGTTTAAGGACATGGCGAGCGGTCAAAATGGCGCAATGACCGGGCCGTTGCATATTGGTTTTATACCTACTGTCGGTCCTTACTTGTTACCTAAAATTCTTCCCGAGCTAAAAGTAGAATTTCCAGAGCTGGAGTTGTTCCTGCATGAAGCGCAAACTCAACAGCTGGTGCATCAACTGGAAGAAGGTAAATTGGACTGTCTGGTGTTAGCGTCAGTAGCAGAAACCGAACCTTTCAAAGAGATTGAAGTGTATAACGAGCCGTTAAGTGTTGCAGTGCCTTGCGATCATGAGTGGGCATCGCTGGATCAGATAGATATGATGTCACTTAAAGGGAAGACGGTATTGTCCCTCGGTGATGGCCACTGTTTAAGAGATCAGGCTTTAGGCTTCTGTTTTGCTGCAGGAGCAAAAGATGATGAACGATTCAAAGCTACCAGCTTAGAGACTTTACGCAATATGGTCGCCGCAGGTGGGGGAATCACATTACTACCTCAGCTATCACTGCCGCATGAGAAGCAGAAAGATGGTGTTAGTTACATTCCTGCGATAAATCCAACTCCAACACGTAAGATTGTGTTGGTATATCGTCCAGGCTCACCACTTCGTGCGCGTTTTGAAGCACTCGCGGCGAAGATCAAAGATATTCTGGCGAGTTACCCATCCTCTATTGCGGCGTAA